DNA sequence from the Longimicrobium sp. genome:
CGCAACAGCAGCCAGTAGGCGGCCGTGTGCAGGATCAGCCGCACCTGGTTGGCGCGTGGCTCGCGGCAACTGGTGCGGTCGGAGGCAAGCTGGCTCTTGTGCAATTTGATCAGGTTCTCGGCCTAGCCACGGGCGCAGTAGATGGCCGCATAGAGCCATTCCGCCGAGCCGCGGCGCAAGTTGGTCACCACGTAGCGGATGTCCAGCCCTTGGGGCAATACCGTTCACTTTGTGAGGTAACAGTGTATCCTGTCGGTCTTGGTTTGGAGGATCGACAGCGATGGCTGGTGTTCCTGCGGGTCTCCCGCCCGGCATCCGGATCAGTGACCACATCAGCCTCGGCGTGATCGCCCGGGCCTTCCCGCCCGAGCGAGTGCAGCAGGTCCTGGCCGAGACGGGCAAGGCGAGCGAGCGCGAGCGCGACCTGCCGGCACAGGTGAGGGTCTACTACGCCATTGCCCTTGCGCTCTATATGGGCTCGAGCACCCGCGAGGTACTGCGCTGCCTGCTGGAAGGGCTGCGCTGGCTGTGGGGTGCGGCGGCGGTCAAGGTGGCGGGTAAGAGCGGCATCTCGCAGGCCCGCAGTCGACTCGGCGAAGCGCCGCTGCGTCGGCTGTACGAGCAGGTGGTGCAGCCGATTGCGACGCGCGCCACCAAGGGGGCGTGGTACCGGCAGTGGCGGCTGGTCAGCCTGGATGGCTCCTGCCTGGATGTGGGCGACACCCCCGAGAACAGCGCCCACTTCGGCACTCCCGGCGCCAGCCGCGGCCAGACGGCCTTCCCGCAGCTGCGCTTCGTGGCGTTGGTGGAGAACGGCACGCATGTGCTGTTCGGCGCTCAGCTGGGTCGCTACGCGGACAGCGAGACGACGCTGGCGCACGGGGTGCTGGCCGCGCTCCGGCCGGGCATGCTGTGCCTGGCCGACCGATACTTCTTCGGTCACGCGCTCTGGCAGAGGGCGGCTGGCACGGGCGCTGATCTGCTCTGGCGGGTGAAGGGCAATCTGCGGCTGCCCCGTGAGACGGTGCTGGCCGATGGCTCCTACCTGACAACGCTCTACCCGAGCGAGAAGGACCGGCGGCACCGCACCGGCGGCGTCCGGGTGCGGGTCGTCGAGTACCGGCTGGAGGGCATTGCCGGGGCTGAGCCGCTCTACCGGCTGGTCAGCACCATCCTGGATGCGGCCATTGCGCCGGCCGCGGAGCTGGCGGCGCTGTACCATGAACGCTGGGAGATCGAGGCTGCATTGGCCGAGCTGAAGACGCAGCTGCGCGGGGCTCGGGTGGTGCTGCGCAGCAAGACCCCGGAGCTTGTGAAACAGGAAGTCTGGGGTCTGCTGCTGGCGCATTTCGCCGTGCGCGGCTTGATGCATGAAGCC
Encoded proteins:
- a CDS encoding IS4 family transposase; translated protein: MAGVPAGLPPGIRISDHISLGVIARAFPPERVQQVLAETGKASERERDLPAQVRVYYAIALALYMGSSTREVLRCLLEGLRWLWGAAAVKVAGKSGISQARSRLGEAPLRRLYEQVVQPIATRATKGAWYRQWRLVSLDGSCLDVGDTPENSAHFGTPGASRGQTAFPQLRFVALVENGTHVLFGAQLGRYADSETTLAHGVLAALRPGMLCLADRYFFGHALWQRAAGTGADLLWRVKGNLRLPRETVLADGSYLTTLYPSEKDRRHRTGGVRVRVVEYRLEGIAGAEPLYRLVSTILDAAIAPAAELAALYHERWEIEAALAELKTQLRGARVVLRSKTPELVKQEVWGLLLAHFAVRGLMHEAALQADEDPDRLSFSHTVRVVRRKLPQFAALPPSGQACPA